One genomic segment of Gossypium arboreum isolate Shixiya-1 chromosome 3, ASM2569848v2, whole genome shotgun sequence includes these proteins:
- the LOC108472873 gene encoding cyclin-dependent protein kinase inhibitor SMR6-like has translation MGISGKPQVDGGLESEGKKWVIAGISLRAPLKSIYTHPVDDQRDKDSTDDKEDESCSTTPTGQEARIPTLLTCPPAPVKRKPTLKCNYGNVREFFTPPDLESVFIRHV, from the coding sequence ATGGGGATTTCAGGGAAGCCTCAAGTGGATGGAGGGTTAGAATCCGAAGGCAAAAAATGGGTCATTGCTGGGATCTCTTTACGAGCTCCTTTGAAGTCTATTTACACACATCCAGTGGATGATCAGAGAGATAAAGATAGCACTGATGACAAAGAAGACGAATCCTGTTCAACCACTCCCACGGGACAAGAAGCTAGGATTCCAACCTTACTCACATGTCCACCTGCTCCAGTCAAGCGTAAACCTACTTTGAAGTGTAATTATGGAAATGTTAGAGAGTTCTTTACTCCACCAGATTTGGAGAGTGTCTTCATACGCCATGTTTAA